Proteins from a genomic interval of Trifolium pratense cultivar HEN17-A07 linkage group LG6, ARS_RC_1.1, whole genome shotgun sequence:
- the LOC123893059 gene encoding disease resistance protein RUN1-like isoform X4, whose translation MDSNSSSTNSDMSASCSSFQPSSDPNLLDLGSCSIRSNRYRYDVFISFRGSDTRNGFVGHLYGHLVRKGLIVFKDDIELRRGEYIAPQLLQAIKDSRVSIVVFSKDYASSTWCLDEMTAIDECRAELRQTVFPIFYDVDPSHVRKQNGVYENAFVVHTESFKHEPHRVDGWKKAMTYLAGLGGTDVRNKPEFDMIETIVQDVTNTLNPKLSGCYDHLIGVRPRVEALERLLNLKSEDNAFRVLGIRGMDGIGKTTLANVLYDTIAYQFSACCFIENLSTIYRDGDAIAVKKQILHQTLKEKNLDAYNLSEISKILKNRLYNMKVLIVLDDVDQFEQLDELHIDPKLLHPGSRIIITTRDVHILELYGANIIHEVELMNDYDARELLCRKAFKNGNSSNDYAELISNVLRYAQGLPLAIKVMGSFLYNKNTTQWKDTLKGLEKNPNSEILKVLRSSFKRLERREKEIFLHIACFFDGEREDYVRRVLDAFGLQHDIGISLIAKKSFITIQNKKIYMHKMFQELGKKIIREQHPNEPRLWSRLWLYCDLHDAIIKSEAICAKAIILNQKEDVSKFKQLRDEDLAKMKNLKVLILNHTKFSGSSKFLSNSLRYLLWNGCPMAYLPSNFQPYNLVELNMPNGSIVQLWEDIQELPFLKRMDISNSKNLKVTPRFEGMQYLERLDLTGCINLSEVHPSIGLLEKLEFLSLQNCTSLVNLDFGNAARLWSLKVLRLSDCKKLENTPNFSGLIFLQYLDMGRCASISTIHESIGTLENLRFISLRDCTDLVEIPAQLLRSLTTLDLCGCSKFNKLSLRHISTSQSLQSLIFLDLSFCNIVKVPDAIGEFRCLERLNLQGNNFTELPSTFGGLDNLSYLNLSHCHKLQSLSYLLPARSSSVGRYFKTTPGTRNHRSGLYIFDSPNYKKHVSFYDYEYYFGWLFTRWVKRLVMVFPSPV comes from the exons ATGGACTCAAACTCATCGTCAACAAATTCTG ATATGTCTGCCTCTTGCTCGTCCTTTCAACCATCTTCCGATCCTAACCTATTGGATTTGGGTTCTTGCAGTATCCGAAGTAATAGATATAGATATGATGTATTTATCAGTTTTAGAGGTTCTGACACTCGCAATGGCTTTGTCGGCCATCTCTACGGTCATCTAGTTAGAAAAGGTCTTATCGTTTTCAAAGATGACATAGAACTTCGGAGAGGAGAATATATTGCACCCCAACTTTTGCAAGCAATTAAAGATTCACGAGTTTCTATTGTTGTCTTCTCGAAAGATTATGCTTCCTCAACTTGGTGTTTGGATGAAATGACTGCCATTGATGAATGCCGTGCTGAACTAAGACAGACTGTTTTCCCTATTTTCTATGATGTTGATCCATCTCATGTCCGAAAACAAAATGGAGTGTATGAGAATGCCTTTGTTGTACACACTGAGTCATTCAAACATGAGCCACACAGAGTTGATGGGTGGAAGAAAGCTATGACCTATTTGGCTGGATTAGGTGGCACAGATGTCAGGAATAA GCCAGAATTTGATATGATTGAAACAATTGTTCAGGATGTAACAAACACATTGAATCCGAAATTGTCAGGGTGTTATGATCATCTTATTGGAGTAAGACCTCGTGTCGAAGCATTAGAAAGACTTTTAAACTTAAAGTCAGAGGACAATGCTTTTCGGGTTTTAGGAATACGGGGGATGGATGGCATAGGAAAAACAACTCTTGCAAATGTCTTGTATGATACAATCGCATATCAATTTAGTGCTTGTTGTTTTATTGAGAATCTTAGCACAATTTATAGGGATGGCGATGCTATTGCTGTCAAGAAACAAATTCTTCATCAaactttgaaagaaaaaaatctggATGCATACAATCTCTCTGAAatatctaaaattttaaaaaataggcTATATAACATGAAGGTCCTCATAGTTCTTGACGATGTTGATCAATTTGAGCAACTAGATGAATTGCACATAGATCCCAAATTACTACATCCTGGAAGTAGAATAATCATAACCACTAGAGATGTGCATATTCTTGAATTGTATGGAGCGAATATAATTCATGAGGTTGAATTGATGAATGATTATGATGCTCGGGAACTTCTATGTAGAAAAGCCTTCAAAAATGGTAATTCAAGCAATGATTATGCAGAACTTATTTCTAATGTACTAAGATACGCTCAAGGTCTTCCATTAGCAATTAAAGTAATGGGTTCTTTCTTGTATAATAAAAATACCACCCAATGGAAAGATACCTTGAAAGGATTAGAGAAGAATCCGAATAGTGAAATTCTGAAAGTTCTCAGGTCAAGTTTCAAGAGActtgagagaagagagaaagaaatattTTTGCATATTGCTTGTTTCTTTGATGGGGAGAGGGAGGATTATGTGAGGCGAGTTCTAGATGCTTTTGGATTGCAACATGATATTGGAATTTCACTAATTGCTAAGAAATCATTCATAACcattcaaaataagaaaatttatatGCATAAAATGTTTCAAGAGttggggaaaaaaattattCGGGAACAACATCCTAATGAGCCAAGACTATGGAGTAGATTGTGGCTTTATTGTGATCTCCATGATGCGATTATAAAATCG gAAGCAATATGTGCTAAAGCCATAATTCTAAATCAAAAGGAGGATGTTAGCAAATTCAAACAGTTGAGGGATGAAGATTTAGCAAAAATGAAGAACTTGAAAGTGCTCATATTAAATCATACAAAATTTTCAGGAAGCTCCAAATTTCTTTCCAATTCCCTACGCTATCTTTTGTGGAATGGTTGTCCTATGGCGTATTTGCCATCAAATTTTCAACCATATAACCTTGTAGAATTGAATATGCCTAATGGTAGCATTGTACAACTATGGGAAGACATCCAG GAACTCCCCTTTTTGAAAAGGATGGATATCAGCAACTCCAAAAATCTAAAGGTCACTCCAAGGTTTGAAGGGATGCAATATCTCGAGAGGCTAGATCTTACAGGATGCATAAATTTGTCGGAGGTGCATCCATCAATTGGACTTCTGGAAAAACTTGAATTCTTGAGTTTGCAGAACTGTACTAGTCTAGTTAACCTTGATTTTGGAAATGCAGCTAGATTATGGTCTTTAAAAGTTTTGCGTCTCTCTGATTGCAAGAAACTTGAAAACACTCCGAATTTCAGTGGATTGATTTTTCTACAATATCTTGATATGGGCCGATGTGCAAGTATATCCACGATTCATGAATCTATCGGGACTCTTGAAAACCTCAGATTCATAAGTTTGAGAGACTGCACAGATCTTGTTGAAATACCTGCACAATTATTGAGATCTCTTACAACTCTAGATCTTTGTGGATGCTCTAAATTCAATAAGCTGTCATTGAGACATATTTCCACTTCTCAATCTCTGCAATCTTTGATTTTTCTAGACTTAAGTTTTTGCAATATTGTTAAAGTACCTGATGCTATTGGAGAATTTAGGTGTTTAGAAAGACTAAATCTTCAGGGAAATAACTTTACTGAACTACCCTCCACTTTCGGTGGACTTGACAATCTATCATATTTAAACTTGTCTCATTGTCATAAGcttcaaagtttgtcttatctCCTACCAGCAAGATCTAGTTCAGTGGGAAGATATTTTAAAACAACACCTGGAACCCGTAATCATAGATCAggattatatatttttgattcTCCCAATTACAAGAAGCATGTATCCTTCTATGACTACGAATATTATTTCGGTTGGTTATTCACTCGCTGGGTAAAAAGACTAGTTATG GTATTTCCGTCACCGGTATAA
- the LOC123893059 gene encoding disease resistance protein RUN1-like isoform X1, whose protein sequence is MDSNSSSTNSDMSASCSSFQPSSDPNLLDLGSCSIRSNRYRYDVFISFRGSDTRNGFVGHLYGHLVRKGLIVFKDDIELRRGEYIAPQLLQAIKDSRVSIVVFSKDYASSTWCLDEMTAIDECRAELRQTVFPIFYDVDPSHVRKQNGVYENAFVVHTESFKHEPHRVDGWKKAMTYLAGLGGTDVRNKPEFDMIETIVQDVTNTLNPKLSGCYDHLIGVRPRVEALERLLNLKSEDNAFRVLGIRGMDGIGKTTLANVLYDTIAYQFSACCFIENLSTIYRDGDAIAVKKQILHQTLKEKNLDAYNLSEISKILKNRLYNMKVLIVLDDVDQFEQLDELHIDPKLLHPGSRIIITTRDVHILELYGANIIHEVELMNDYDARELLCRKAFKNGNSSNDYAELISNVLRYAQGLPLAIKVMGSFLYNKNTTQWKDTLKGLEKNPNSEILKVLRSSFKRLERREKEIFLHIACFFDGEREDYVRRVLDAFGLQHDIGISLIAKKSFITIQNKKIYMHKMFQELGKKIIREQHPNEPRLWSRLWLYCDLHDAIIKSEAICAKAIILNQKEDVSKFKQLRDEDLAKMKNLKVLILNHTKFSGSSKFLSNSLRYLLWNGCPMAYLPSNFQPYNLVELNMPNGSIVQLWEDIQELPFLKRMDISNSKNLKVTPRFEGMQYLERLDLTGCINLSEVHPSIGLLEKLEFLSLQNCTSLVNLDFGNAARLWSLKVLRLSDCKKLENTPNFSGLIFLQYLDMGRCASISTIHESIGTLENLRFISLRDCTDLVEIPAQLLRSLTTLDLCGCSKFNKLSLRHISTSQSLQSLIFLDLSFCNIVKVPDAIGEFRCLERLNLQGNNFTELPSTFGGLDNLSYLNLSHCHKLQSLSYLLPARSSSVGRYFKTTPGTRNHRSGLYIFDSPNYKKHVSFYDYEYYFGWLFTRWVKRLVMKPLHFRCGFDIVLPLHGDHTTDCDVNLAIPRYFRHRYNGSSIARMTVPVLDVDWLGFLFYVTFDLNNHNQQSSSSQLPHPFYLSFESEFKEERFDMALNLELNKVDGEHYIWMIYISQEHCHFVKTGAHITFKARQGLIIKEWGLRLITKKDTQGSMMEMSVPVHLPLENVKVKQRSDSSSFEPKIQLPYNWFVSDKDEANGKETDLFNLGLSTEIPQ, encoded by the exons ATGGACTCAAACTCATCGTCAACAAATTCTG ATATGTCTGCCTCTTGCTCGTCCTTTCAACCATCTTCCGATCCTAACCTATTGGATTTGGGTTCTTGCAGTATCCGAAGTAATAGATATAGATATGATGTATTTATCAGTTTTAGAGGTTCTGACACTCGCAATGGCTTTGTCGGCCATCTCTACGGTCATCTAGTTAGAAAAGGTCTTATCGTTTTCAAAGATGACATAGAACTTCGGAGAGGAGAATATATTGCACCCCAACTTTTGCAAGCAATTAAAGATTCACGAGTTTCTATTGTTGTCTTCTCGAAAGATTATGCTTCCTCAACTTGGTGTTTGGATGAAATGACTGCCATTGATGAATGCCGTGCTGAACTAAGACAGACTGTTTTCCCTATTTTCTATGATGTTGATCCATCTCATGTCCGAAAACAAAATGGAGTGTATGAGAATGCCTTTGTTGTACACACTGAGTCATTCAAACATGAGCCACACAGAGTTGATGGGTGGAAGAAAGCTATGACCTATTTGGCTGGATTAGGTGGCACAGATGTCAGGAATAA GCCAGAATTTGATATGATTGAAACAATTGTTCAGGATGTAACAAACACATTGAATCCGAAATTGTCAGGGTGTTATGATCATCTTATTGGAGTAAGACCTCGTGTCGAAGCATTAGAAAGACTTTTAAACTTAAAGTCAGAGGACAATGCTTTTCGGGTTTTAGGAATACGGGGGATGGATGGCATAGGAAAAACAACTCTTGCAAATGTCTTGTATGATACAATCGCATATCAATTTAGTGCTTGTTGTTTTATTGAGAATCTTAGCACAATTTATAGGGATGGCGATGCTATTGCTGTCAAGAAACAAATTCTTCATCAaactttgaaagaaaaaaatctggATGCATACAATCTCTCTGAAatatctaaaattttaaaaaataggcTATATAACATGAAGGTCCTCATAGTTCTTGACGATGTTGATCAATTTGAGCAACTAGATGAATTGCACATAGATCCCAAATTACTACATCCTGGAAGTAGAATAATCATAACCACTAGAGATGTGCATATTCTTGAATTGTATGGAGCGAATATAATTCATGAGGTTGAATTGATGAATGATTATGATGCTCGGGAACTTCTATGTAGAAAAGCCTTCAAAAATGGTAATTCAAGCAATGATTATGCAGAACTTATTTCTAATGTACTAAGATACGCTCAAGGTCTTCCATTAGCAATTAAAGTAATGGGTTCTTTCTTGTATAATAAAAATACCACCCAATGGAAAGATACCTTGAAAGGATTAGAGAAGAATCCGAATAGTGAAATTCTGAAAGTTCTCAGGTCAAGTTTCAAGAGActtgagagaagagagaaagaaatattTTTGCATATTGCTTGTTTCTTTGATGGGGAGAGGGAGGATTATGTGAGGCGAGTTCTAGATGCTTTTGGATTGCAACATGATATTGGAATTTCACTAATTGCTAAGAAATCATTCATAACcattcaaaataagaaaatttatatGCATAAAATGTTTCAAGAGttggggaaaaaaattattCGGGAACAACATCCTAATGAGCCAAGACTATGGAGTAGATTGTGGCTTTATTGTGATCTCCATGATGCGATTATAAAATCG gAAGCAATATGTGCTAAAGCCATAATTCTAAATCAAAAGGAGGATGTTAGCAAATTCAAACAGTTGAGGGATGAAGATTTAGCAAAAATGAAGAACTTGAAAGTGCTCATATTAAATCATACAAAATTTTCAGGAAGCTCCAAATTTCTTTCCAATTCCCTACGCTATCTTTTGTGGAATGGTTGTCCTATGGCGTATTTGCCATCAAATTTTCAACCATATAACCTTGTAGAATTGAATATGCCTAATGGTAGCATTGTACAACTATGGGAAGACATCCAG GAACTCCCCTTTTTGAAAAGGATGGATATCAGCAACTCCAAAAATCTAAAGGTCACTCCAAGGTTTGAAGGGATGCAATATCTCGAGAGGCTAGATCTTACAGGATGCATAAATTTGTCGGAGGTGCATCCATCAATTGGACTTCTGGAAAAACTTGAATTCTTGAGTTTGCAGAACTGTACTAGTCTAGTTAACCTTGATTTTGGAAATGCAGCTAGATTATGGTCTTTAAAAGTTTTGCGTCTCTCTGATTGCAAGAAACTTGAAAACACTCCGAATTTCAGTGGATTGATTTTTCTACAATATCTTGATATGGGCCGATGTGCAAGTATATCCACGATTCATGAATCTATCGGGACTCTTGAAAACCTCAGATTCATAAGTTTGAGAGACTGCACAGATCTTGTTGAAATACCTGCACAATTATTGAGATCTCTTACAACTCTAGATCTTTGTGGATGCTCTAAATTCAATAAGCTGTCATTGAGACATATTTCCACTTCTCAATCTCTGCAATCTTTGATTTTTCTAGACTTAAGTTTTTGCAATATTGTTAAAGTACCTGATGCTATTGGAGAATTTAGGTGTTTAGAAAGACTAAATCTTCAGGGAAATAACTTTACTGAACTACCCTCCACTTTCGGTGGACTTGACAATCTATCATATTTAAACTTGTCTCATTGTCATAAGcttcaaagtttgtcttatctCCTACCAGCAAGATCTAGTTCAGTGGGAAGATATTTTAAAACAACACCTGGAACCCGTAATCATAGATCAggattatatatttttgattcTCCCAATTACAAGAAGCATGTATCCTTCTATGACTACGAATATTATTTCGGTTGGTTATTCACTCGCTGGGTAAAAAGACTAGTTATG AAACCTCTTCACTTTCGATGTGGCTTTGACATTGTTCTTCCTTTGCATGGAGATCATACCACTGATTGTGATGTAAATCTTGCCATTCCAAGGTATTTCCGTCACCGGTATAATGGGAGTTCAATAGCAAGGATGACTGTTCCTGTTCTGGATGTCGACTGGCTCGGCTTTCTCTTTTATGTGACATTTGATTTAAATAATCATAATCAGCAATCGTCATCTTCACAACTGCCACATccattttatctttcttttgagAGTGAATTCAAAGAAGAACGATTTGATATGGCACTTAATTTGGAACTAAACAAGGTTGATGGAGAACATTACATTTGGATGATCTATATATCTCAGGAACATTGTCATTTTGTAAAAACAGGAGCACACATCACATTTAAAGCCCGCCAAGGTTTGATTATCAAGGAATGGGGGTTGCGTCTCATAACCAAGAAAGACACACAGGGCTCAATGATGGAAATGAGTGTACCAGTACATCTTCCTTTAGAGAATGTGAAAGTAAAACAAAGAAGCGACAGCAGTAGCTTTGAGCCCAAAATCCAACTTCCTTACAATTGGTTTGTTTCTGACAAAGATGAAGCCAATGGAAAAGAAACCGATCTCTTTAATCTTGGCCTTTCAACCGAAATACCACAGTGA
- the LOC123893059 gene encoding disease resistance protein RUN1-like isoform X3 has protein sequence MDSNSSSTNSDMSASCSSFQPSSDPNLLDLGSCSIRSNRYRYDVFISFRGSDTRNGFVGHLYGHLVRKGLIVFKDDIELRRGEYIAPQLLQAIKDSRVSIVVFSKDYASSTWCLDEMTAIDECRAELRQTVFPIFYDVDPSHVRKQNGVYENAFVVHTESFKHEPHRVDGWKKAMTYLAGLGGTDVRNKPEFDMIETIVQDVTNTLNPKLSGCYDHLIGVRPRVEALERLLNLKSEDNAFRVLGIRGMDGIGKTTLANVLYDTIAYQFSACCFIENLSTIYRDGDAIAVKKQILHQTLKEKNLDAYNLSEISKILKNRLYNMKVLIVLDDVDQFEQLDELHIDPKLLHPGSRIIITTRDVHILELYGANIIHEVELMNDYDARELLCRKAFKNGNSSNDYAELISNVLRYAQGLPLAIKVMGSFLYNKNTTQWKDTLKGLEKNPNSEILKVLRSSFKRLERREKEIFLHIACFFDGEREDYVRRVLDAFGLQHDIGISLIAKKSFITIQNKKIYMHKMFQELGKKIIREQHPNEPRLWSRLWLYCDLHDAIIKSEAICAKAIILNQKEDVSKFKQLRDEDLAKMKNLKVLILNHTKFSGSSKFLSNSLRYLLWNGCPMAYLPSNFQPYNLVELNMPNGSIVQLWEDIQELPFLKRMDISNSKNLKVTPRFEGMQYLERLDLTGCINLSEVHPSIGLLEKLEFLSLQNCTSLVNLDFGNAARLWSLKVLRLSDCKKLENTPNFSGLIFLQYLDMGRCASISTIHESIGTLENLRFISLRDCTDLVEIPAQLLRSLTTLDLCGCSKFNKLSLRHISTSQSLQSLIFLDLSFCNIVKVPDAIGEFRCLERLNLQGNNFTELPSTFGGLDNLSYLNLSHCHKLQSLSYLLPARSSSVGRYFKTTPGTRNHRSGLYIFDSPNYKKHVSFYDYEYYFGWLFTRWVKRLVMIIPLIVM, from the exons ATGGACTCAAACTCATCGTCAACAAATTCTG ATATGTCTGCCTCTTGCTCGTCCTTTCAACCATCTTCCGATCCTAACCTATTGGATTTGGGTTCTTGCAGTATCCGAAGTAATAGATATAGATATGATGTATTTATCAGTTTTAGAGGTTCTGACACTCGCAATGGCTTTGTCGGCCATCTCTACGGTCATCTAGTTAGAAAAGGTCTTATCGTTTTCAAAGATGACATAGAACTTCGGAGAGGAGAATATATTGCACCCCAACTTTTGCAAGCAATTAAAGATTCACGAGTTTCTATTGTTGTCTTCTCGAAAGATTATGCTTCCTCAACTTGGTGTTTGGATGAAATGACTGCCATTGATGAATGCCGTGCTGAACTAAGACAGACTGTTTTCCCTATTTTCTATGATGTTGATCCATCTCATGTCCGAAAACAAAATGGAGTGTATGAGAATGCCTTTGTTGTACACACTGAGTCATTCAAACATGAGCCACACAGAGTTGATGGGTGGAAGAAAGCTATGACCTATTTGGCTGGATTAGGTGGCACAGATGTCAGGAATAA GCCAGAATTTGATATGATTGAAACAATTGTTCAGGATGTAACAAACACATTGAATCCGAAATTGTCAGGGTGTTATGATCATCTTATTGGAGTAAGACCTCGTGTCGAAGCATTAGAAAGACTTTTAAACTTAAAGTCAGAGGACAATGCTTTTCGGGTTTTAGGAATACGGGGGATGGATGGCATAGGAAAAACAACTCTTGCAAATGTCTTGTATGATACAATCGCATATCAATTTAGTGCTTGTTGTTTTATTGAGAATCTTAGCACAATTTATAGGGATGGCGATGCTATTGCTGTCAAGAAACAAATTCTTCATCAaactttgaaagaaaaaaatctggATGCATACAATCTCTCTGAAatatctaaaattttaaaaaataggcTATATAACATGAAGGTCCTCATAGTTCTTGACGATGTTGATCAATTTGAGCAACTAGATGAATTGCACATAGATCCCAAATTACTACATCCTGGAAGTAGAATAATCATAACCACTAGAGATGTGCATATTCTTGAATTGTATGGAGCGAATATAATTCATGAGGTTGAATTGATGAATGATTATGATGCTCGGGAACTTCTATGTAGAAAAGCCTTCAAAAATGGTAATTCAAGCAATGATTATGCAGAACTTATTTCTAATGTACTAAGATACGCTCAAGGTCTTCCATTAGCAATTAAAGTAATGGGTTCTTTCTTGTATAATAAAAATACCACCCAATGGAAAGATACCTTGAAAGGATTAGAGAAGAATCCGAATAGTGAAATTCTGAAAGTTCTCAGGTCAAGTTTCAAGAGActtgagagaagagagaaagaaatattTTTGCATATTGCTTGTTTCTTTGATGGGGAGAGGGAGGATTATGTGAGGCGAGTTCTAGATGCTTTTGGATTGCAACATGATATTGGAATTTCACTAATTGCTAAGAAATCATTCATAACcattcaaaataagaaaatttatatGCATAAAATGTTTCAAGAGttggggaaaaaaattattCGGGAACAACATCCTAATGAGCCAAGACTATGGAGTAGATTGTGGCTTTATTGTGATCTCCATGATGCGATTATAAAATCG gAAGCAATATGTGCTAAAGCCATAATTCTAAATCAAAAGGAGGATGTTAGCAAATTCAAACAGTTGAGGGATGAAGATTTAGCAAAAATGAAGAACTTGAAAGTGCTCATATTAAATCATACAAAATTTTCAGGAAGCTCCAAATTTCTTTCCAATTCCCTACGCTATCTTTTGTGGAATGGTTGTCCTATGGCGTATTTGCCATCAAATTTTCAACCATATAACCTTGTAGAATTGAATATGCCTAATGGTAGCATTGTACAACTATGGGAAGACATCCAG GAACTCCCCTTTTTGAAAAGGATGGATATCAGCAACTCCAAAAATCTAAAGGTCACTCCAAGGTTTGAAGGGATGCAATATCTCGAGAGGCTAGATCTTACAGGATGCATAAATTTGTCGGAGGTGCATCCATCAATTGGACTTCTGGAAAAACTTGAATTCTTGAGTTTGCAGAACTGTACTAGTCTAGTTAACCTTGATTTTGGAAATGCAGCTAGATTATGGTCTTTAAAAGTTTTGCGTCTCTCTGATTGCAAGAAACTTGAAAACACTCCGAATTTCAGTGGATTGATTTTTCTACAATATCTTGATATGGGCCGATGTGCAAGTATATCCACGATTCATGAATCTATCGGGACTCTTGAAAACCTCAGATTCATAAGTTTGAGAGACTGCACAGATCTTGTTGAAATACCTGCACAATTATTGAGATCTCTTACAACTCTAGATCTTTGTGGATGCTCTAAATTCAATAAGCTGTCATTGAGACATATTTCCACTTCTCAATCTCTGCAATCTTTGATTTTTCTAGACTTAAGTTTTTGCAATATTGTTAAAGTACCTGATGCTATTGGAGAATTTAGGTGTTTAGAAAGACTAAATCTTCAGGGAAATAACTTTACTGAACTACCCTCCACTTTCGGTGGACTTGACAATCTATCATATTTAAACTTGTCTCATTGTCATAAGcttcaaagtttgtcttatctCCTACCAGCAAGATCTAGTTCAGTGGGAAGATATTTTAAAACAACACCTGGAACCCGTAATCATAGATCAggattatatatttttgattcTCCCAATTACAAGAAGCATGTATCCTTCTATGACTACGAATATTATTTCGGTTGGTTATTCACTCGCTGGGTAAAAAGACTAGTTATG ATCATACCACTGATTGTGATGTAA